The Salvia miltiorrhiza cultivar Shanhuang (shh) chromosome 1, IMPLAD_Smil_shh, whole genome shotgun sequence genome has a window encoding:
- the LOC131008819 gene encoding uncharacterized protein LOC131008819 yields MSDINKREFTELALDGGNYLTWALDVEIYLASCDLSDAIVPDSSCSSAQKAKALIFLRHHLNKDLKNEYLTEKDPVVLWQSLKDRFDQQKAIILPQAQYDWLNLRFQDFKSVIEYNSTLHRIVSQLKLCKQEVTEIDLIEKTLSTFHASNLVLQQQYKAKNYTRHSELISALLVAEKHNQLLMRNHNARPVGSQAVPEAHATTYRGGRGRGRGKANWSQRGGRGWSYRGGRGRGRGYNHIARFQSHGKGSHKTSHPQEASTSHQTPETQQTCYRCGCDGHRSRTCRTAKHLVEAYQMLQKNKKGKKIRSEIHHASLPEANLEFNADDDDLMQLDLEDYGDQK; encoded by the coding sequence TTGATGGTGGTAACTATTTGACTTGGGCTTTGGATGTTGAAATATACCTCGCCTCATGTGATTTGAGTGACGCTATAGTTCCAGATTCTTCATGTAGCTCCGCCCAGAAGGCGAAAGCTTTGATTTTCTTGCGTCATCATTTGAATAAGGACTTAAAAAATGAGTACCTTACTGAAAAGGACCCTGTTGTACTATGGCAATCCCTGAAGGATCgctttgatcaacaaaaggccATTATTCTCCCTCAGGCACAATATGATTGGCTGAATTTACGCTTTCAGGATTTCAAGTCCGTGATTGAGTACAATTCTACCTTACACCGTATTGTGTCACAGCTGAAACTCTGTAAGCAAGAAGTTACAGAGATTGATTTGATAGAGAAGACTCTATCTACTTTTCATGCCAGTAACCTTGTACTCCAGCAGCAGTACAAAGCCAAGAATTATACTAGGCATTCAGAACTCATTTCTGCTTTACTTGTAGCAGAGAAACATAATCAGCTTTTGATGAGAAACCACAATGCAAGACCAGTTGGTTCACAAGCAGTGCCTGAAGCACATGCTACCACTTATAGAGGTGGTCGAGGGAGAGGCCGAGGAAAAGCGAATTGGTCACAACGTGGTGGAAGAGGTTGGTCCTATAGAGGAGGTCGAGGTCGAGGTCGTGGATACAATCATATTGCTAGATTCCAAAGTCATGGAAAAGGATCTCATAAGACATCGCATCCACAAGAAGCAAGTACATCTCATCAAACTCCAGAAACACAACAAACTTGTTACAGGTGTGGGTGCGATGGTCATCGGAGTCGTACATGTCGCACCGCCAAGCACCTCGTTGAAGCATATCAAATGTTGCAAAAGAACAAGAAAGGCAAGAAAATTCGAAGTGAAATACATCATGCCAGTTTGCCTGAAGCAAATTTGGAGTTtaatgccgatgatgatgatttaaTGCAACTTGATCTTGAAGATTATGGAGATCAAAAGTAA